In Planococcus shixiaomingii, the DNA window TCGTGTGGCACAGCATCCAAAGCTGCAGCCGATTTTCCCTGATGACTTAACCGAAACTGCACGAAAACAAAAGCAATTTTTAACGCAATATTTAGGCGGACCAAATATATATTCAGAAGAACATGGACATCCACGATTGAGAGCACGACATCATCCGTTCCCTATTACTCCTGACCGTGCCCAAGCATGGCTAGAGTGCATGAGCGAAGCTATGGATGAAGTGGAATTGTCAGGAAAGTTTCGTGAAACCTTCTATAATCGCCTTGTTCTGACAGCGCACCATATGGTCAATGAACAAGATAGTGAGGAGGAACTGGAGTGAGCAATACAGAGTTTGTCCAAGACATCCCTGAAAAATCGAGTGTTTCCAAACCCTTGGAATTATATATTTTCATGGATCCACTCAATTCTCAGTGCTGGAAACTTCAAGCTACTATACGCAAGCTGCAAATTGAGTATGGGCATTATTTCTCGATGCAAATTGTTCTGAGCACTAAACTGACAAATTTAAATTCAATTGGCAAAACGTCGATCATCGATACAAACAATCTTTCGCATCCAGTACTCGCTTCTGTAGCCGTAAAAGCTGCCGAATTGCAAGGAAAGCGCGCCGGCAACCGGTTTTTGCATAAGTTGCAGGAATACTTGTTATTAAAGACAAAAGACGTATCCTGTTATTCTACTTTATTGGAAATTGCGGGAGAAGCTGAGCTGGACCAGGAAGAGTTTAAACGCGACTTCCATTCGGTACATACAGCGAAGGCTTTTCAATGTGATTTGCAGATTACCCGTGAAATGGAAGTCAATGAAGTTCCGAGCATTGTGTTTTTCAACGAGTGCATAGAAGATGAAGGTGTTAAAGTATCCGGTCTTTATCCATATAACGTATACCAAACTATCTTACAGGAAATGCT includes these proteins:
- a CDS encoding globin, with protein sequence MTGKPIIPYEEIGAERLSQLVDAFYARVAQHPKLQPIFPDDLTETARKQKQFLTQYLGGPNIYSEEHGHPRLRARHHPFPITPDRAQAWLECMSEAMDEVELSGKFRETFYNRLVLTAHHMVNEQDSEEELE
- a CDS encoding ClpXP adapter SpxH family protein produces the protein MSNTEFVQDIPEKSSVSKPLELYIFMDPLNSQCWKLQATIRKLQIEYGHYFSMQIVLSTKLTNLNSIGKTSIIDTNNLSHPVLASVAVKAAELQGKRAGNRFLHKLQEYLLLKTKDVSCYSTLLEIAGEAELDQEEFKRDFHSVHTAKAFQCDLQITREMEVNEVPSIVFFNECIEDEGVKVSGLYPYNVYQTILQEMLGTESLNRQTPPSLDELFAKYSSLSTQEIASIYSISEQTAERELKKQMLQQKLERISLDEDTLWKVK